In the Candidatus Poribacteria bacterium genome, one interval contains:
- a CDS encoding mandelate racemase/muconate lactonizing enzyme family protein, whose product MKITKIETFQIETPRYYQKHPVDTGEAPSGHVVVKLHVADGLVGLGEAPDSKADDLGALTKRYNDLLVGRDATRITEINELMRAQDFESTVSNAHITAAIDIGLYDLNGKAQGVPAHNLMGGKVRESVYFCYPIIGAHLEDGFERNASYLQRLVDLGHHLFRYYVSGDSDLDNRFITEMKARFGDKIKLKAFDFSGRFNDWETALRYADVLRHHNPYNFEQPSNNLRVCAEFVKRMDTQVSLHISNLEQGYEAIERGACTVLNLAWIWYGPTYEAAGFKTLLSTDQDSTVGTAGAVHLGVSVPNLDIPADPAGPLLYTVSPAKVRIRAEESHLYPPEGPGLGIELDDDKMRELTVASA is encoded by the coding sequence ATGAAAATCACGAAAATCGAAACATTCCAGATTGAAACCCCACGCTATTACCAAAAACACCCCGTTGACACAGGCGAAGCGCCATCAGGTCACGTTGTCGTGAAGCTGCATGTGGCTGACGGGCTTGTAGGGCTAGGAGAGGCACCGGACAGCAAGGCTGATGATCTGGGCGCGCTAACAAAGCGCTACAACGATTTGCTGGTTGGACGCGACGCCACTCGGATTACCGAGATTAATGAGTTGATGCGGGCGCAGGACTTTGAGAGTACAGTCAGTAACGCACACATAACAGCCGCCATCGACATCGGATTGTACGACCTCAACGGTAAGGCGCAGGGCGTGCCAGCCCACAATTTAATGGGCGGAAAAGTGCGAGAAAGCGTGTACTTCTGTTATCCGATTATAGGGGCGCACCTAGAGGATGGCTTTGAGCGGAACGCCAGCTACCTACAGCGGTTGGTGGATTTGGGACATCATCTGTTTCGCTACTACGTTTCAGGAGACAGTGATCTGGACAACCGGTTCATCACCGAGATGAAAGCCCGTTTTGGGGACAAAATCAAACTCAAAGCCTTCGATTTTTCCGGACGTTTCAACGATTGGGAGACCGCCCTGCGCTACGCAGACGTGTTACGTCATCATAATCCGTATAATTTTGAGCAACCATCAAACAATTTGCGAGTGTGCGCCGAGTTTGTCAAGCGGATGGATACGCAGGTAAGTCTGCACATCAGCAACCTAGAGCAAGGCTATGAGGCCATTGAGCGCGGGGCATGCACCGTCCTTAACTTGGCGTGGATCTGGTATGGTCCGACCTACGAAGCCGCGGGCTTCAAAACTTTGCTTTCGACCGATCAGGATTCAACCGTAGGCACAGCCGGTGCGGTGCATCTAGGGGTTTCGGTGCCCAACCTTGATATTCCTGCTGACCCTGCTGGTCCCCTACTCTATACAGTTTCACCTGCTAAAGTGCGCATCCGAGCTGAAGAAAGCCACCTGTATCCGCCAGAGGGACCTGGCTTGGGCATCGAGTTGGACGACGACAAGATGAGGGAACTGACAGTCGCCTCCGCATAA
- a CDS encoding 2OG-Fe(II) oxygenase — MTGPHEWTPAEGSLQEILEKYPNPLNALVSGEVPAIVLRQVFNPNHCAGLIERLYERGLAYDPRPNENSEESNRPVYVGPAFVRYSGDPDKLFAYAADTHELFKTLFNGYDNPVKTFYEMLSCLAPDKRVMTAREPDGRLYGPAVFRAYYADRGHGPHFDSVAKRQRLFHYQVARFQHQFAGVMCFQNSEKEDESGEPFLYNCPWTPAVGEYITAGTFSQYVADQGIPRVQIQLEPGDLYFFFSENIHEVPPVIGEKPRIVLAAFFGMSPDDEEIFVWS; from the coding sequence ATGACAGGTCCCCATGAGTGGACGCCTGCTGAAGGTAGTCTACAAGAAATATTAGAGAAATATCCAAATCCTCTCAATGCGTTGGTATCAGGCGAAGTACCGGCGATTGTCCTCCGCCAAGTTTTCAATCCGAATCACTGCGCGGGTCTCATAGAGAGGCTCTATGAACGTGGCTTGGCATACGACCCTCGCCCAAATGAAAACAGCGAAGAAAGTAATAGACCTGTGTACGTTGGTCCCGCCTTTGTTAGGTACAGCGGTGATCCCGACAAGCTCTTCGCTTACGCCGCCGACACCCACGAACTTTTCAAAACCCTCTTTAACGGGTACGATAATCCAGTAAAGACCTTCTACGAGATGTTGTCATGTCTGGCACCGGACAAGCGGGTGATGACCGCTCGTGAACCGGACGGACGTCTCTATGGTCCCGCCGTTTTTCGTGCCTACTATGCCGATAGAGGACACGGGCCGCACTTTGACTCCGTAGCAAAGCGGCAGAGGTTGTTCCATTATCAGGTTGCGCGGTTCCAGCATCAGTTTGCTGGGGTGATGTGCTTCCAGAACTCCGAAAAGGAGGACGAAAGCGGAGAACCTTTTCTCTACAACTGTCCATGGACCCCCGCCGTGGGGGAATATATCACCGCAGGCACGTTTAGCCAATATGTCGCTGACCAAGGTATCCCCCGTGTTCAAATTCAACTTGAGCCCGGCGACCTTTACTTCTTCTTCTCTGAAAACATCCATGAAGTACCGCCGGTGATAGGTGAGAAACCGCGCATTGTGCTCGCTGCCTTTTTTGGCATGTCCCCGGACGATGAAGAAATTTTTGTCTGGTCGTGA
- a CDS encoding formylglycine-generating enzyme family protein, with protein MRKDSGGKSAYSMGLLIILIASLWLGCGSDDEQENGDHPDKIVGNDNAEMVLIPAGEFEMGDPFNEGTTYERPVHTVFLDDFYIDVYEVTNAMYAKFLNEMGRHVGDTGHIWLDIGDGDEMIESVGGQYRAKAGFEEYAVVEVSWYGAAAYAQWAGKRLPTEAEWEKAARGGQVKERYPWGDDEPDGSQCNYADKNTSYSWSDPNADDGYQTTAPVGLYPPNGYGLYDIAGNVWEWCVDELDVEFYENSPKENPVSGGITLLMPDNFNSIRERRILRGGSWHSTPEILRVAYRYSSEPAVTLSYFGFRCVVPADP; from the coding sequence ATGCGCAAAGATTCTGGTGGAAAATCTGCATACAGCATGGGGCTACTTATCATCTTGATTGCTTCACTATGGCTGGGTTGTGGAAGTGATGATGAACAAGAGAATGGGGACCACCCCGATAAAATTGTCGGTAACGACAATGCGGAAATGGTGCTGATTCCTGCTGGGGAGTTTGAGATGGGCGATCCCTTCAACGAAGGTACGACCTACGAACGCCCTGTCCACACTGTCTTCCTTGACGATTTCTATATTGATGTCTACGAAGTGACCAATGCGATGTACGCTAAATTTCTCAATGAGATGGGGAGGCATGTGGGGGATACCGGTCATATCTGGCTGGATATCGGCGACGGTGATGAGATGATCGAATCGGTTGGGGGGCAATACCGAGCAAAGGCAGGATTTGAAGAGTATGCTGTGGTTGAAGTGAGTTGGTACGGTGCAGCGGCATATGCCCAGTGGGCAGGCAAACGCTTGCCGACCGAAGCGGAGTGGGAGAAAGCCGCTCGCGGTGGACAGGTCAAGGAACGGTATCCGTGGGGAGATGATGAGCCTGATGGGAGTCAGTGCAACTACGCGGATAAGAACACAAGCTATTCTTGGTCAGATCCGAACGCTGATGACGGCTACCAAACAACCGCTCCTGTGGGGCTATATCCTCCAAATGGCTATGGGCTATACGACATTGCTGGAAACGTATGGGAATGGTGCGTAGATGAATTGGATGTAGAGTTTTACGAAAACAGTCCGAAAGAGAACCCGGTGTCAGGTGGAATTACACTATTGATGCCTGATAACTTTAATAGTATTAGGGAACGCCGCATACTTCGCGGAGGTTCGTGGCACAGCACTCCGGAGATTCTCCGCGTGGCGTACCGCTACAGCAGTGAACCGGCGGTCACGCTCAGTTACTTTGGCTTTCGTTGTGTAGTCCCTGCTGACCCTTAG
- a CDS encoding phytanoyl-CoA dioxygenase family protein translates to MQSISDSQWQQFEEEGYLLLGRVMDDEELDTLQKRIDDIMMGKAKLPYDQIMMQIDGKTSDYSKMEPMTKGHKGPTLNYRKITELELDPFFLSYMQKPAFRDICARAYGSSTPIATPRAMFMNKPADTGTHLPWHQDVFRNLDTFSDIIIWAALDPATLDSGCLRVIPKSHHRIYEGNFPTEEQLAALFAVADPVSLALEPGEGVLLHVNLIHTSAVNDTGLPRRAFSVAYIDAAARTKEGQPLPTIFGEDALIPQFN, encoded by the coding sequence ATGCAATCAATCAGTGACAGTCAATGGCAGCAATTTGAGGAGGAAGGCTATCTCCTGCTCGGCAGAGTGATGGACGATGAGGAACTCGATACTTTACAGAAGCGCATTGATGACATCATGATGGGAAAAGCCAAACTCCCCTACGATCAGATAATGATGCAAATTGATGGCAAGACCAGCGACTACAGTAAGATGGAACCAATGACCAAGGGACACAAAGGTCCGACGTTAAACTATCGTAAGATTACGGAACTTGAGCTTGACCCATTCTTCCTGTCGTATATGCAAAAACCTGCCTTCCGGGACATTTGTGCTAGAGCCTACGGTTCCTCTACTCCGATTGCTACCCCGCGTGCAATGTTTATGAATAAGCCGGCGGACACAGGAACTCACCTTCCTTGGCATCAGGATGTATTTCGGAACCTTGACACATTTTCAGACATTATCATCTGGGCGGCGCTCGATCCGGCGACCCTTGATAGCGGCTGTCTCAGGGTAATTCCCAAATCTCATCACCGCATCTATGAAGGAAACTTCCCCACGGAAGAACAGCTGGCAGCCCTCTTCGCGGTGGCGGATCCCGTCAGCCTAGCATTAGAGCCGGGCGAGGGGGTATTGCTGCACGTCAACCTGATTCACACTTCCGCGGTGAATGATACCGGTTTGCCACGGCGGGCATTCAGCGTCGCTTATATAGATGCTGCAGCTAGGACCAAAGAGGGTCAGCCTCTCCCCACTATTTTCGGTGAAGATGCCTTAATCCCTCAATTCAACTAA
- a CDS encoding peptidyl-prolyl cis-trans isomerase, with protein MAEVTSTSGLKTYPERIPESVLDQEEPVTNAESIVIAEFDCNGKQQITLAEMIQDIRELSEYTPERYRDKARLEEYATLMAEGRLILCLAKARKLEDEPEIQRKNRRYLHTMLANKLWKVEVEQKVRVTEEDIQANYEARKSEFAEEEQVRLTCITLKDSDRAKEIFESIQSGKDMVEVAKELSDTGELTGPGADPLNPGDTGYLARDTFPKEQQAFTDDAFAMDVGQTTDDIMTVSFQGRQYYTIFRKEEHNPAVQKTLDDSEVRRIVTADTQTEMRNALTSNLYTQLRNKAKLKIYFDRIPEQSDK; from the coding sequence GTGGCAGAAGTCACCTCGACAAGCGGACTGAAAACCTACCCCGAACGGATTCCTGAATCAGTGCTGGACCAAGAGGAACCGGTGACAAACGCCGAAAGTATTGTCATTGCAGAGTTTGATTGCAACGGAAAGCAGCAGATTACGCTTGCTGAAATGATACAGGACATTCGTGAACTCTCAGAGTATACACCCGAGCGCTACAGAGACAAAGCGCGCCTTGAAGAATACGCGACCCTGATGGCAGAAGGGCGCTTAATACTCTGTCTTGCCAAAGCTCGAAAACTCGAAGACGAGCCAGAAATCCAGAGAAAAAACCGAAGGTATCTCCACACGATGCTAGCCAATAAACTCTGGAAAGTCGAAGTTGAGCAGAAGGTCAGAGTGACAGAGGAAGACATACAAGCCAACTATGAAGCGCGTAAAAGCGAATTCGCCGAAGAGGAGCAGGTGCGGCTAACCTGTATCACGCTTAAGGATAGCGATCGCGCGAAGGAGATTTTTGAATCAATTCAGTCGGGCAAAGATATGGTCGAAGTGGCGAAGGAGTTGTCAGATACCGGAGAATTGACTGGTCCCGGGGCGGATCCCCTCAACCCCGGCGATACCGGTTACCTGGCCCGCGACACCTTTCCGAAGGAGCAGCAAGCCTTTACTGACGACGCCTTTGCAATGGATGTGGGACAAACCACTGATGATATCATGACTGTCAGCTTTCAAGGCAGACAATACTATACAATTTTCCGAAAAGAAGAACATAACCCAGCAGTCCAAAAAACGCTTGACGACTCAGAGGTCCGGCGGATAGTGACAGCGGACACCCAAACGGAAATGCGCAATGCACTTACGAGCAATTTGTACACCCAACTCCGTAATAAAGCGAAACTCAAAATATATTTCGACCGAATTCCAGAGCAGTCAGATAAGTGA